A region of Paucidesulfovibrio longus DSM 6739 DNA encodes the following proteins:
- a CDS encoding DinB family protein translates to MTTTLSATEITKQLLVVLHECLHGADESGAFLDPGDDGLFSLLAGLSAEEASRPVAGFSVATHAYHLATSFDVFLDWITGKRDIAPDWDESWSRSETDDEEWAALRHRLEQRGAALEAAVAEHVPVDAQSAWGAAGLLAHTAFHLGALRVKFDLLRP, encoded by the coding sequence ATGACGACTACCCTTTCGGCAACCGAGATCACGAAACAACTTCTTGTGGTCCTGCACGAGTGCCTGCACGGAGCGGACGAAAGCGGCGCGTTCCTCGACCCCGGAGACGACGGACTTTTTTCCCTGCTGGCAGGTCTCTCCGCCGAAGAGGCCTCGCGTCCCGTGGCCGGATTTTCCGTGGCGACCCACGCCTATCATCTGGCCACCAGCTTTGACGTGTTCCTGGACTGGATCACCGGGAAGCGCGACATTGCGCCGGACTGGGACGAAAGCTGGTCGCGGAGTGAAACGGATGACGAAGAATGGGCCGCGCTCCGGCACAGACTTGAGCAGCGCGGGGCCGCTTTGGAGGCCGCCGTGGCCGAGCATGTCCCGGTGGATGCGCAGTCGGCCTGGGGCGCGGCTGGCCTGCTTGCGCATACCGCCTTTCACCTCGGAGCGCTGCGGGTCAAATTCGACCTCCTGCGTCCTTGA
- a CDS encoding flavodoxin family protein → MKAIAINGSPRKKWNTARLLEQGLAGAAQAGAATELVHLYDLRYTGCISCFACKKLGGASYGRCAVQDELNPLLDRVLDADVILLGTPVYFWSESGMMRCLLERLLFPLYTYTPERTSLYAGQGRVGLIYTMNLSEQDALDMGLFPHLRKTREFIHHVFGNLETLFVPDTLQFDDYSKYLCTRFDPEGKKAHHDAQFPQDMAEARALGLRLAEKRS, encoded by the coding sequence ATGAAAGCCATCGCCATCAACGGCAGTCCGAGAAAGAAATGGAACACCGCCCGGCTCCTGGAGCAGGGCCTTGCCGGAGCGGCCCAGGCCGGAGCCGCCACGGAACTGGTGCACCTCTATGACCTGCGCTACACGGGCTGCATCAGCTGCTTCGCCTGCAAGAAGCTCGGCGGCGCGAGCTATGGCCGCTGCGCGGTGCAGGACGAACTGAACCCCTTGCTGGACCGCGTGCTCGACGCGGATGTGATCCTGCTCGGCACGCCGGTCTACTTCTGGTCCGAGTCCGGCATGATGCGCTGCCTGCTGGAACGGCTGCTTTTCCCGCTCTACACCTATACTCCGGAACGCACTTCGCTCTATGCGGGCCAGGGCCGCGTCGGGCTGATCTACACCATGAACCTTTCCGAGCAGGACGCCCTGGACATGGGCCTTTTCCCGCACCTGCGCAAGACCAGGGAGTTCATCCACCACGTTTTCGGCAATCTGGAAACCCTGTTCGTGCCGGACACGCTCCAGTTCGACGACTATTCCAAGTACCTCTGCACGCGTTTCGACCCGGAGGGCAAGAAAGCGCACCACGATGCCCAGTTCCCTCAAGACATGGCGGAAGCCCGCGCCCTGGGTCTGCGGCTGGCCGAAAAGCGCAGTTGA
- a CDS encoding tetratricopeptide repeat protein yields MQERDERGREVLGVYSHSLKYQYQFGERGSSYRQGTYWFVIRLDEERYSVQPLNGHHLPSGVTKTVTKEEFLQYYTPEMEYFRKHTAPALESLREKLFMGRRFFDMGRLDKAEKLFCSIVLQDETNIDANTGLTEVYANQKRFTDLRTVLDRLFGVDDLFREQQRHKFNEFGILLRKQGLFDDAVRFYRKALEVNPEDDHLHFNLARAYYERGRKDSCLEHLYECLRLNPGLVEAACFLDHIEEEDAKESGS; encoded by the coding sequence ATGCAGGAACGTGACGAGCGCGGGAGGGAGGTGCTCGGCGTCTACTCGCACAGCCTGAAGTACCAGTACCAGTTCGGCGAGCGGGGCTCCAGCTACCGCCAGGGAACGTACTGGTTCGTCATCCGGCTGGACGAGGAGCGATATTCGGTGCAGCCCCTGAATGGGCATCACCTGCCGTCCGGCGTGACCAAGACCGTGACCAAGGAAGAGTTCCTCCAGTATTACACGCCGGAGATGGAGTACTTTCGCAAGCACACGGCCCCGGCCCTGGAGAGCCTGCGCGAGAAGCTCTTCATGGGCCGCCGCTTTTTCGACATGGGCCGCCTGGACAAGGCCGAAAAGCTCTTCTGCTCCATCGTGCTTCAGGACGAGACCAACATCGACGCCAACACGGGCTTGACCGAGGTCTACGCCAACCAGAAACGTTTCACCGATCTGCGTACCGTGCTCGACAGGCTTTTCGGCGTGGACGATCTCTTCCGGGAACAGCAGCGCCACAAGTTCAACGAGTTCGGCATCCTTCTGCGCAAGCAGGGCCTTTTCGACGATGCGGTGCGGTTTTATCGCAAGGCCCTGGAAGTGAATCCGGAAGACGACCACCTGCACTTCAATCTGGCCCGCGCCTATTACGAGCGCGGCAGGAAGGACAGCTGCCTGGAACATCTCTACGAGTGTCTGCGGCTCAACCCGGGGCTCGTGGAAGCCGCCTGCTTCCTGGACCACATCGAGGAGGAGGACGCCAAGGAGTCCGGGAGCTGA